A single region of the Changchengzhania lutea genome encodes:
- the gyrB gene encoding DNA topoisomerase (ATP-hydrolyzing) subunit B, with protein sequence MSEKKEEFNKHNYSADSIQALEGMEHVRMRPSMYIGDVGTRGLHHLVYEVVDNSIDEALAGHCDNITVTINEDNSITTEDDGRGIPVDLHKKEGVSALEVVMTKIGAGGKFDKDSYKVSGGLHGVGVSCVNALSEHLRATVYRDGKVYEQEYERGKSLYPVKQIGETDKRGTTVTFKPDSTIFTLTLEYSYDTLASRLRELAYLNKGITIHLIDRRSKKEDGEFEGETFHSTEGLKEFIRYLDATREPLMKDVIAFEGEKNGVPVEVAMIYNTSYAENLHSYVNNINTHEGGTHLSGFRRGLTHTLKKYADESGLLKNLKFDIAGDDFREGLTAIISVKVQEPQFEGQTKTKLGNREVSASVSQAVSEMLTDYLEEHPDDAKIIVQKVILAAQARHAAQKARDMVQRKTVMSIGGLPGKLSDCSEQDPTKCEVFLVEGDSAGGTAKQGRDRAFQAILPLRGKILNVEKAMVHKVFENEEIKNIFTALGVTIGTEEDSKALNLSKLRYHKVVIMCDADIDGSHIATLILTFFFRYMKELIENGHIYIATPPLYLVKRGAKKQYAWSDKERDDIVAEFGDGSKIQRYKGLGEMNASQLWDTTMNPEFRTMRLVQIENGTEADRIFSMLMGDEVPPRRAFIEKNAIYANIDA encoded by the coding sequence ATGAGTGAAAAAAAAGAAGAATTTAACAAGCATAATTATTCGGCCGATAGTATTCAAGCTTTAGAAGGTATGGAACACGTACGTATGCGTCCATCCATGTATATTGGCGATGTTGGTACGCGCGGATTGCACCATTTGGTGTATGAAGTAGTAGACAACTCTATTGATGAAGCATTGGCGGGCCATTGCGATAACATTACTGTTACCATAAATGAAGATAACTCCATTACTACAGAAGATGATGGGCGTGGGATTCCAGTAGATTTACACAAAAAAGAAGGTGTTTCTGCGCTAGAGGTCGTCATGACTAAAATTGGTGCAGGTGGTAAGTTTGATAAAGACTCATATAAAGTATCTGGTGGTTTGCACGGTGTGGGAGTGAGTTGTGTGAATGCCCTGTCGGAACATTTAAGAGCGACCGTTTATAGAGACGGCAAAGTATATGAGCAAGAATATGAGCGTGGAAAATCCTTATATCCAGTAAAACAGATTGGTGAGACCGATAAGCGAGGTACAACCGTAACGTTTAAACCAGATTCTACCATATTCACACTAACTTTAGAGTACAGTTATGATACTTTGGCGAGTAGATTGCGGGAGTTGGCTTATTTAAATAAAGGAATAACCATTCACTTAATTGATAGACGAAGTAAAAAAGAAGATGGTGAATTTGAAGGTGAAACATTTCATTCTACGGAAGGTTTAAAAGAATTTATCCGGTATTTAGATGCCACACGTGAGCCTTTAATGAAAGATGTCATTGCTTTTGAAGGTGAGAAAAACGGCGTCCCTGTTGAGGTCGCCATGATCTACAATACCTCGTATGCCGAAAATTTACACTCCTATGTAAATAATATCAATACCCATGAAGGTGGAACACATTTGTCTGGGTTCCGTCGTGGTTTAACACATACCTTAAAAAAGTATGCAGATGAATCGGGATTACTTAAAAATTTAAAATTCGATATTGCTGGAGATGATTTCCGTGAAGGTTTAACAGCCATCATTTCCGTAAAAGTTCAAGAACCTCAATTTGAAGGTCAGACGAAAACAAAACTTGGTAATAGAGAGGTGTCTGCTTCCGTAAGTCAGGCCGTTTCAGAAATGTTAACCGATTACTTAGAAGAACATCCAGACGATGCTAAAATCATTGTTCAAAAAGTAATACTTGCAGCCCAAGCGCGTCATGCCGCTCAAAAGGCCCGTGATATGGTACAGCGTAAAACGGTCATGAGTATTGGTGGTTTGCCTGGGAAACTTTCAGATTGCTCCGAACAAGATCCTACAAAATGTGAAGTATTCCTTGTTGAGGGAGATTCGGCAGGTGGAACTGCAAAGCAAGGTCGTGACAGAGCGTTTCAAGCCATTTTGCCGCTTCGTGGAAAAATCTTGAATGTCGAGAAAGCCATGGTACACAAGGTTTTTGAAAATGAAGAAATAAAAAACATCTTCACAGCGCTTGGAGTAACTATTGGAACTGAAGAAGATAGTAAAGCATTAAACCTGTCTAAGTTACGATACCATAAGGTGGTCATCATGTGTGATGCCGATATTGATGGTAGTCATATTGCGACCTTAATCTTGACATTCTTCTTTAGATATATGAAAGAGTTGATCGAGAACGGACATATTTATATTGCAACGCCGCCGCTTTATCTAGTAAAACGAGGTGCAAAAAAACAATATGCTTGGTCTGATAAGGAGCGTGATGATATCGTTGCAGAATTTGGTGACGGATCAAAAATTCAGCGTTACAAGGGTCTGGGGGAAATGAATGCCTCTCAATTATGGGATACCACTATGAATCCTGAATTTAGAACCATGCGTTTAGTACAAATTGAAAATGGTACGGAAGCTGATAGAATTTTTTCTATGTTGATGGGTGATGAAGTGCCACCAAGAAGGGCGTTTATTGAAAAGAATGCCATTTATGCCAATATTGATGCCTAA
- a CDS encoding DUF6588 family protein yields the protein MKKITFSLFVFLTVFTSKAQNDLDALLAAGVDDAERFANDYLMPGTNGLMYSMNANWFNTADAKPLGGFEISVIVNAASVKDEHKSFEMNTDLYNNVTFVNDPSSQSVATALGDNDPSVMVELTYDDPIFGSQTEQIELPTGIGSGNVNLLPTAFIQAGVGLFKGTEVKVRFVPKIKTDDVSLSMYGGALQHEFTKWLPADKLLPIAISGLVAYTHLDGSYDLTNSSNIEGENQRVENKTSTWLFQLIASTKLPVINFYGGLGYIKGTSESDLLGTYKVSNGLVTSDDIVNPFSVSSEVSGVRGTIGTKLKLGFFRLNAEYHLAEFDAFSLGVNFGFR from the coding sequence ATGAAAAAAATCACATTCAGTTTATTCGTATTTCTAACAGTATTCACGTCAAAAGCTCAAAATGATTTAGACGCACTTCTTGCCGCTGGTGTAGATGATGCGGAACGTTTCGCCAATGACTATTTAATGCCAGGAACAAACGGGCTCATGTATAGTATGAATGCCAACTGGTTTAATACGGCCGATGCGAAACCGCTTGGAGGTTTTGAAATATCGGTCATTGTTAATGCGGCGTCCGTTAAAGATGAACACAAATCTTTTGAAATGAACACAGATTTGTATAACAATGTGACGTTCGTTAATGATCCAAGCTCACAAAGTGTTGCTACCGCATTAGGAGATAACGACCCAAGTGTTATGGTTGAGCTTACCTATGATGATCCTATTTTTGGCAGTCAAACAGAACAGATCGAATTACCAACAGGTATTGGTTCAGGAAATGTAAATCTATTGCCCACTGCTTTTATACAGGCCGGTGTCGGGCTTTTTAAAGGTACAGAGGTTAAAGTACGCTTTGTGCCTAAAATTAAAACAGACGATGTGTCCTTAAGTATGTATGGTGGTGCTTTACAGCATGAATTCACCAAATGGTTACCAGCAGATAAACTATTGCCAATAGCTATATCTGGTTTAGTGGCCTATACGCATTTAGATGGGTCTTATGATTTAACCAATTCATCAAATATTGAAGGCGAGAATCAACGTGTAGAAAATAAAACGAGCACCTGGTTGTTCCAATTGATAGCCTCAACAAAATTACCGGTCATTAATTTTTATGGTGGTTTAGGTTATATTAAAGGCACATCAGAATCAGATTTATTAGGGACTTACAAGGTTTCAAATGGGCTTGTTACATCAGATGATATTGTAAACCCATTTTCTGTATCGAGTGAAGTCTCAGGAGTTCGAGGTACTATAGGAACCAAACTAAAACTTGGCTTTTTCAGATTAAACGCCGAATACCATTTAGCCGAATTTGATGCCTTCTCTCTTGGTGTAAACTTTGGTTTCAGATAA
- a CDS encoding malate dehydrogenase, whose amino-acid sequence MKITVVGAGAVGASCAEYIAIKNFASEVVLLDIKEGYAEGKAMDLMQTASLNGFDTKITGITNDYSKTADSDICVITSGIPRKPGMTREELIGINAGIVKSVSSSLIQHSPNTIIIVVSNPMDTMTYLVHKTTSLPKSRIIGMGGALDSARFKYRLAEALGAPISDVDGMVIGGHSDTGMVPLTAHATRNSVKVSEFLSEARLEQVKEDTKVGGATLTKLLGTSAWYAPGAAVSGLVQAIACDQKKLFPCSTLLEGEYGLNDLCIGVPVVLGKNGIESIVNIELSDAEKAHMKSSAEGVKKTNGLLEL is encoded by the coding sequence ATGAAGATTACAGTAGTTGGAGCAGGAGCAGTAGGTGCTAGTTGCGCGGAATATATTGCCATTAAAAACTTTGCTTCCGAGGTCGTTTTACTTGATATTAAAGAAGGCTATGCAGAAGGAAAAGCCATGGATTTAATGCAAACGGCATCATTAAATGGTTTTGATACAAAAATCACCGGAATTACTAACGATTATAGTAAAACTGCCGATAGTGATATTTGTGTAATCACTTCAGGGATTCCCCGTAAACCAGGGATGACACGTGAAGAACTGATTGGTATCAATGCAGGCATTGTTAAATCGGTGTCGTCAAGTTTAATCCAACATTCTCCAAACACAATAATTATCGTAGTAAGCAACCCGATGGATACCATGACCTATTTGGTTCATAAAACAACAAGTCTACCTAAAAGTAGAATAATAGGCATGGGTGGTGCTTTAGATTCGGCACGTTTCAAATACAGATTGGCGGAAGCTTTAGGTGCCCCAATAAGTGATGTTGATGGTATGGTTATTGGCGGACATAGTGATACAGGTATGGTGCCATTAACAGCTCATGCGACTAGAAACAGTGTAAAAGTTTCTGAATTTTTAAGTGAAGCACGCTTAGAGCAAGTAAAAGAAGATACGAAAGTGGGTGGTGCAACCCTTACAAAACTTTTAGGAACCTCTGCTTGGTATGCGCCAGGAGCTGCGGTAAGCGGTTTGGTTCAAGCCATTGCCTGCGATCAAAAGAAATTATTTCCTTGTTCAACCTTATTAGAGGGCGAATATGGTTTAAATGATTTATGTATTGGTGTTCCTGTTGTTTTAGGTAAAAACGGAATAGAAAGCATCGTAAACATAGAATTAAGTGACGCTGAAAAAGCACATATGAAATCAAGTGCAGAAGGGGTTAAAAAGACTAATGGATTATTAGAATTATAG